One Loxodonta africana isolate mLoxAfr1 chromosome 4, mLoxAfr1.hap2, whole genome shotgun sequence genomic region harbors:
- the PTHLH gene encoding parathyroid hormone-related protein isoform X2 — MMLRRLVQQWSVAVFLLSYSVPSSGRSLEGLGRRLKRAVSEHQLLHDKGKSIQDLRRRFFLHHLIAEIHTAEIRATSEASPNSKPPPNTKNHPVRFGSDDEGRYLTQETNKVETYKEQPLKTPGKKKKGKPGKRKEQEKKKRRTRSAWLDSGVPGSRLEGDHLSDISATSLESNLWRH, encoded by the exons ATGATGCTGCGGAGGCTGGTTCAGCAGTGGAGCGTCGCAGTGTTCCTGCTGAGTTACTCTGTGCCCTCCTCTGGGCGCTCGTTGGAGGGGCTCGGCCGCCGGCT CAAAAGAGCTGTGTCAGAACATCAGCTCCTCCATGACAAGGGAAAGTCCATTCAAGATTTACGGCGACGATTCTTTCTTCACCATCTGATTGCAGaaatccacacagctgaaatcaGGGCTACCTCAGAGGCTTCCCCTAACTCCAAGCCTCCTCCCAACACAAAGAACCACCCTGTCCGATTTGGGTCTGATGATGAGGGCAGATACCTAACTCAGGAAACCAACAAGGTGGAGACATATAAAGAGCAGCCACTGAAGACacctgggaaaaaaaagaaaggcaagcCTGGGAAACGcaaggaacaggaaaagaaaaaacggCGAACTCGATCTGCCTGGTTAGACTCTGGAGTACCTGGGAGTCGGCTGGAAGGGGACCACCTGTCTGACATCTCCGCAACTTCGCTGGAGAGCAATTTATG GAGGCATTGA
- the PTHLH gene encoding parathyroid hormone-related protein isoform X1, protein MMLRRLVQQWSVAVFLLSYSVPSSGRSLEGLGRRLKRAVSEHQLLHDKGKSIQDLRRRFFLHHLIAEIHTAEIRATSEASPNSKPPPNTKNHPVRFGSDDEGRYLTQETNKVETYKEQPLKTPGKKKKGKPGKRKEQEKKKRRTRSAWLDSGVPGSRLEGDHLSDISATSLESNLCTALLWGLKEENNTRTHHTQPMIPLFKEPPVTSPVFSTDSGRHRITE, encoded by the exons ATGATGCTGCGGAGGCTGGTTCAGCAGTGGAGCGTCGCAGTGTTCCTGCTGAGTTACTCTGTGCCCTCCTCTGGGCGCTCGTTGGAGGGGCTCGGCCGCCGGCT CAAAAGAGCTGTGTCAGAACATCAGCTCCTCCATGACAAGGGAAAGTCCATTCAAGATTTACGGCGACGATTCTTTCTTCACCATCTGATTGCAGaaatccacacagctgaaatcaGGGCTACCTCAGAGGCTTCCCCTAACTCCAAGCCTCCTCCCAACACAAAGAACCACCCTGTCCGATTTGGGTCTGATGATGAGGGCAGATACCTAACTCAGGAAACCAACAAGGTGGAGACATATAAAGAGCAGCCACTGAAGACacctgggaaaaaaaagaaaggcaagcCTGGGAAACGcaaggaacaggaaaagaaaaaacggCGAACTCGATCTGCCTGGTTAGACTCTGGAGTACCTGGGAGTCGGCTGGAAGGGGACCACCTGTCTGACATCTCCGCAACTTCGCTGGAGAGCAATTTATG TACAGCACTTCTATGGGGTTTGAAAGAGGAAAACAACACAAGAACGCATCATACGCAGCCAATGATCCCATTATTTAAAGAGCCCCCTGTGACTTCTCcagtcttttccactgactctggtAGACATAGGATTACAGAGTGA